CACAGTacttttattatgtttatggaaCGTGGAGATAAATCCAGATACTTGTATAAATTCAGTCCACAAACTATTACAACGACCAATATGTTTTTGTTCATCATGTGTTCGTATAACAAATGCTTCTCAGATCGATTCGAGGTTGTCCCAGAAGCGAAGGCTTGAAGAAAGCATGGGTTTGTGCAATCTCAATGCGTTCCCTAGGATCATTCAGGTTTTCGTCTCTCAGAGCTTTCAAAATAGCTTGTGATGATGACTGTTCCCTGGAGATCCAACATAAAAGGTATAAAAAAAGGAATTATAATTCACAATTTTCAACCAAGCCTAGGCTTGTTTCACGTGTGAGCCAGCTTGACATGAGTGCTCTGTGGCTCTTATTCATAGCAGAAATTTATTCAGGTGGTCGACTCAGTATAAAGTGAGCAAAAGAAACAAGAACCCTGTTTGCTATTGCTCTGGTTTCTCACTCTGTATGAGTAAAAAATAGATTGCAGGTTAAGATCACAAATGAGATTTATGAGTTGGAGCTCGGAAACTTACCTCGAGATCAGTATTTTATAGAGTGTCTTTAAGATGGGGCAAAGCTCTACGGGAGCCACTGGCTTCTTTTCTTCAGGATGCAGCACGTTTAAGCTAGACTGACTCAGAAGCTTATAAAAAGCCTCCACCGCAGAGACACCCTGCCAAATAACAGACCAGATTTTTGAATTATCATGCTGTAAGATTCAagtaaacaaaaacacaaaaaagatagaaaaaagaaagaaaggaaatggtCCTACTTAAAATGACATATTGCTTGCTGAAACTGGATGAGGGTACTTACTGAAACTGAGGAAGTTTCATTATCAAGATTGTGTCATGTTCCCTATTTTTCATCTCTCTtattggatgttgagatgagttgagttgagttgtgaGTAGTAGTATTTGGTGGGTcccattgagatgagtttaacttttttagattGAGATGAGTTTTGTTGAAATGTATGAAGTAAATTGAGATTTGTTCAACTTTTTTAATGGGAAATTGAAAAAGTAGCAAGTCTCATCAATGATTggtttgagatgagttaagtttGGTTCAACAACAAAACACAGCCTATGGCCAAAACTGGATGAGGCTACTTACTtttgttcatttatttttaagttgaaGAGTGCAACATGTCAATTTTGGCAATTTGAGGTGCAAAGTGCAAAAGACCTGCATTTTGATATGCAAAGTgattcctctttttctttttttctaatctttgttttccttcttaTAAGATGAACTTTGACAGCATTTAGTTCTACTTCATGCTGCTCCCAAACTCACCCTAAAGTGAGCCTCGTTACTAACATGGTCTAGAATTGTCCGGTGTGAAGTGAATGCACCCTACATGGGTTctgaaaaaactaataaaccAGAAACAATACCTGAATCATTCCTTTTCCACTGATGCTATCACCCATATCCAGGCTTAGCTCACCCTTGGCTAACATTTGGCCATACCATGCATTACGGCCTTTTAGCAAGGTTACATAAGTATCAGCCAGCAAAGGTCCAGCAAGCTTCTCGGGGTCTTCAGCCAACAAATGAGTAATAAATATCATCTCTGATGTACAATGTGCAAAATATACTGATTTACTGGTAGCACTTTCATTGGTAAGTGCCGCCACCATTCCTGAAGAAACCAATTTTACTAATAAGCATTTAAAGTTTTGTGAAagctaaaaaaaagaaatggtgtTTGTACGTGTTAAAACATGTTGTTCCAGACAATAACAGCACTTCGTTCTGCTGGCCAAAAAATCATGGGGTTGGACTCAGATGGACTAAGGAGAGATTTATTGATTAAACTGCCAACACCTGCACTACATCCAACTAAAAGAAACTGAAACTTACCAGCTCCAATGGCATAGACATTCTTCAGGCCACCCATGACTTCATGCGTGACAAGGTCACTGTTGTCCCAGACAATAAAATGAGGCTGCctcaaaaattttgcaagagGTTTCCTCCACTTTTCAGCTCCACAAATTCGAGCATTAGCATGTTCCTTGTTGTAAATTTCAGATGCAATATTTGGTCCACCAACATAAAGGATGTTCTCCATAGGTACTCCAGCTGCAGAGCACATATACCGAAGATTAGAGGTTGAAAGAGAATTTCTaacaaaattaaatgaaaaaaaaaaaaaaagaactataaCCACTCACAGCaccaaatataaataataatataaactaTAACCATCTTAGACCACAGTCACACCCACTTCTGCCCACCCCAGccaaaaaacaggaaaaaataGGAAATTATGCTGAACAGGAAAAAAGTCAGATTGGACAACCCCTATACGTCTCACACCAGCTGATGTTTTGCTGTTACTGTTCAGATACTGAAGTCTGTGTGTTTAGGAGAGTTTATTCCCCAAAAATGGGTTAAACTAGAGAAACGTTACGTTTTCAAGAGTTCTCATTAGTTTTTCATTGAATGCTTGCAGTCTTCCTCTATGGAACTTCAATTCCTGCCCAAAATAAGAGATCCTTATTCCACTCCCAGGGCGCCCATCATAATTACAATAACTGAGGCTTCCATCACTGCTTCAAAATGTGAAAGCCCCACATCGGAAACTACCCTAACTTGTTGGGAGCttttctgacacagagacgaatctaaataaaggagggacgaaatataacgtggttcggcaattgcctacgtccacagatgctgtaattttacta
This sequence is a window from Carya illinoinensis cultivar Pawnee chromosome 9, C.illinoinensisPawnee_v1, whole genome shotgun sequence. Protein-coding genes within it:
- the LOC122275056 gene encoding glycerol-3-phosphate dehydrogenase [NAD(+)] GPDHC1, cytosolic-like, with product MVGSIETMGHTLYSNGAIQKFNGLEKKLDELRSLLGKADSDPLRIVGVGAGAWGSVFAALLQDNYGQYREKVQIRIWRRPGRAVDKATAEHLFEVINSREDVLRRLIRRCAYLKYVEARLGDRTLFADEILKDGFCLNMIDTPLCPLKVVTNLQEAVWDADIVINGLPSTETHEVFEEISHYWKERITVPIIISLAKGIEAALDPVPHIITPTRMINRATGVPMENILYVGGPNIASEIYNKEHANARICGAEKWRKPLAKFLRQPHFIVWDNSDLVTHEVMGGLKNVYAIGAGMVAALTNESATSKSVYFAHCTSEMIFITHLLAEDPEKLAGPLLADTYVTLLKGRNAWYGQMLAKGELSLDMGDSISGKGMIQGVSAVEAFYKLLSQSSLNVLHPEEKKPVAPVELCPILKTLYKILISREQSSSQAILKALRDENLNDPRERIEIAQTHAFFKPSLLGQPRIDLRSICYTNT